The following proteins come from a genomic window of Coregonus clupeaformis isolate EN_2021a chromosome 2, ASM2061545v1, whole genome shotgun sequence:
- the LOC121535735 gene encoding cell cycle checkpoint control protein RAD9A-like produces MRQETVYFDEPGSPVVLRVTDSVLEVNFVLATLSDDSNLRNHNNNNTKRARSPPAPDDFMNDDIDSYLIAMKTSELAGPSDAPAARTPSPNHKPATCSLSQCGEEEEETEDTERPPNKKMSFVVKGLTFRSLFLGSVCPTDSQLTNQTIKSQEVLASDSEDDTQAGVVEMEQCVFVRLCVNPFRTTYGIPVRTRTNLNLKAVLNTQDAELPLCRPF; encoded by the exons atgagacaaGAGACAGTGTATTTTGATGAGCCAGGCAG TCCGGTGGTGTTACGTGTAACAGACAGTGTTCTGGAGGTGAACTTCGTGCTCGCCACTCTCTCTGATGACTCCAATCTCCGTAaccataacaacaacaacacaaaacg agcTCGCTCGCCGCCAGCTCCTGACGACTTTATGAACGACGACATCGACTCCTACCTCATCGCCATGAAGACCAGTGAATTAGCGGGTCCCTCTGATGCACCCGCAGCCCGGACCCCCTCGCCCAATCACAAACCAGCCACCTGTAGCTTATCACAGTgcggggaagaggaggaagagacagaggacactgaaAGACCTCCCAATAAAAAGATGAGCTTTGTTGTCAAAGGGCTTACT TTCCGCTCCCTGTTTTTGGGGTCAGTCTGTCCCACTGATTCTCAACTGACCAATCAAACGATCAAGAGCCAGGAAGTGCTGGCCAGCGACAGCGAGGATGACACCCAAGCAGGGGTGGTGGAGAtggagcagtgtgtgtttgtgagactgTGTGTCAATCCATTTCGCACCACGTATGGAATCCCTGTGAGGACACGGACTAATCTGAATCTGAAGGCTGTACTAAACACACAGGATGCTGAGTTACCCTTATGCAGACCTTTCTAG